The Parus major isolate Abel chromosome 5, Parus_major1.1, whole genome shotgun sequence genome contains a region encoding:
- the CALM1 gene encoding calmodulin-1 — MADQLTEEQIAEFKEAFSLFDKDGDGTITTKELGTVMRSLGQNPTEAELQDMINEVDADGNGTIDFPEFLTMMARKMKDTDSEEEIREAFRVFDKDGNGYISAAELRHVMTNLGEKLTDEEVDEMIREADIDGDGQVNYEEFVQMMTAK; from the exons aTG GCTGATCAGCTGACTGAAGAACAGATTGCTG AATTCAAGGAAGCCTTTTCCCTATTTGACAAAGATGGTGATGGCACTATCACAACAAAAGAACTGGGAACTGTCATGAGGTCACTGGGTCAAAATCCAACAGAAGCAGAATTGCAGGATATGATCAATGAGGTAGATGCTGATG gCAATGGCACTATCGACTTCCCTGAATTCTTAACCATGATGGCCAGAAAAATGAAGGACACAGACAGCGAGGAAGAAATCCGTGAGGCATTCCGAGTCTTTGACAAG GATGGCAATGGCTATATCAGTGCAGCAGAACTTCGCCATGTTATGACAAACTTAGGAGAAAAGCTAACAGATGAAGAAGTAGACGAAATGATCAGAGAAGCAGACATTGATGGGGATGGGCAAGTCAACTATGAAG aatTCGTACAGATGATGACTGCAAAGTGA